The following DNA comes from Actinomycetota bacterium.
ATGATCGGCACGTCGAGGCGGTTGCGCTGGACCAGCCCGTAGAGGGCGGGGAAGACCTCCTTGTAGGCGAGGTCGCCGGTGGCGCCGAAGAACACGAGCGCGTCGGAACGCTGGCTGTCGATCGGACCGCTCCTTGGGTCGTGATGTCCGGGGACGATCATGATCGTATGACGACCGGGGCCACGGGTCGCGCGACCCCGGCCGAGCGGGATGCGGCCGGGGGCGGGTCCGTGAGCGCCGCGGCGGTCAGGCCGGGGTGAGGACCTCGGCCAGGATCGAGCGCACGGCCCGCTCGGTGTAGTCGTCGGCCGGCCAGGCGCGGTCGACGACCAGGTGCTGGAAGGTCGCGGGCTGGGCCCGGGCCCAGACCCAGTCGGTGGCCGACGGGACCGTCCAGCCCTCGGCCAGGCGGCCGTCCTGGTCGACCCGCTCCACGGCGGCCGCGAACATCTCCCGCAGGTCGCCCATGCGGTCGCGCCAGGCCACCCCGCCCTCGTCGCCGTTGGTGGCGGCCGCCTCCAGCGCCCGGGCCACGGGCAGGATCTCGGGGACGTAGGCGAACCAGAGCCGCAGCAGCCGCTCCAGCGCCGCCACCGGCGGCAGCGACCTGGCCCCGGCGGCCCGCCCCGCGAACCCGCTGCGGACGTCGTGGCGGCGGGCCATGGCCACCAGCAGCCCGGCCCGGTTCTCGAAGTGGACGTAGAGGAGCTGGCGGGAGACGCCGGTGGCGGCGGCGATGTCGGCCACCGTGACCGCGCCGATCCCCCGCTCCTGGACCAGGCCCCAGGCGGTGTCGAGGATGCGGGCGCGGGTGTCGCCTCGGGTCCCGGCCATGCCACCAGCCTGCCCCAGGTATTGACACGTGTCAAATAGGGGCCTACTTTACACGTGTCAAACTCATGACTCGGGGAGGTCAGGACGATGTGGACGAGCCCGTACGCGCCGGTCGAGGTCGGAGGGACGACCCTGAACCGGATGGTCCTGGAGGCCGCGGCCCGGTCCGGTGACCGGCCGGCCCTGATCGACGGCCCGACCGGCATGACCGTCAGCTACCGGCTGCTGGCCGAGCGGGTCCAGGGGGTGGCGGCCGGGCTGGCCGCCCGGGGGTTCCGGCCCGGGGACGTGCTGGCCCTGTGGGCGCCCAACCTGCCCCAGTGGGCCGGGGTGGCGCTGGGCGCCATGGCCGCCGGCGGGACCGTGACCGGCGTCAGCCCGGCCGCCACCGAGCGCGAGCTGACCGCCCAGCTGGCCGACGCCGGGGCCTCGGTCCTGGTGACGGTCCCGTCGCAGGTCCCGGCGGCCCGGGCGGCCGCGGCCGCCGCCGGCGTGCGCGAGCTGGTCGTGCTCGGCGAGGCCGACGGCGCCACCCCGATCCTCGACCTCCTGGCCGCCGGCGCCGCCGCGCCGGTCCCGGGTCCCCCGGACCTCGACCCTTCGCTGGCCGTCGGCCTGCTCCCCTACTCGAGCGGCACCACCGGGCTGCCCAAGGGGGTGCTGCTGACCCACGCCAACCTGGTCACCTCGATCCGCCAGGTCGAGGCCGGGCTGCGGGTCACCGAGCGCGACGTCCTGCTCGCCGTGCCGCCGTTCTCGCACATCATGGGGTTCCTGGTCACCCTGGCCGTGCCCCTGTGCGCCGGCGCGACCGTGGTCACCATGCCCCGCTTCGACCCCGGGCAGTTCCTGGAGCTGCTGGAGCGCCGCCGGGTGACCGTCCTGATCGGGGCGCCACCCATGTTCCAGGTCCTGCTGCAGCACCCGCGGGCCGCCGCCGCCGACCTGGGCGCGCTGGAGCTGCTGGTCTGCGGCGGGGCGCCGCTGGCCGCCGCCGCCCAGCGGGCGCTGGCGACCCGGCTGCCGGGGGCGATCGTCGGCCAGGCCTGGGGCCTGACCGAGACGACCGTCGGCCTGAGCATGCCCGACCGGGACGGCGGCAGCGTCCCGGGCACGGTCGGCCGGATCGTGCCCGGCACCGAGCTGCGGGTGGTCGACCCGGACAGCGGCCGCGACCTCGGCCCCGGGGAGCCGGGTGAGCTGCTGGCCCGCGGGCCCCAGGTGATGGCCGGCTACCTGGGCCGGCCCGAGGCGACCGCGGCCATGGTCGACCCGGACGGCTGGCTGCGCACCGGCGACCTCGGCCTGGTCGACGGCGACGGCAACGTGGTGATCGTCGACCGGCTCAAGGAGCTGATCAAGGTGAGCGGCCACCAGGTCGCCCCGGCCGAGCTGGAGGCGCTGCTCGCCACCCACCCGGCCGTGGCCGACGCCGCCGTCCTGCGCCGCGACGACCCCGCCCGGGGCGAGGTCCCGGTCGCGGTGGTCGTGCCCCGGCCCGGGACCGACCCCGACCCCGACGAGCTGCTGGCCTGGGTGGCCGAGCGGGTGGCGCCCTACAAGCGGCTCCACGCCGTCCGCTTCGCCGACGCCATCCCCCGGACCCCCTCGGGCAAGCTGCT
Coding sequences within:
- a CDS encoding helix-turn-helix domain-containing protein, which produces MAGTRGDTRARILDTAWGLVQERGIGAVTVADIAAATGVSRQLLYVHFENRAGLLVAMARRHDVRSGFAGRAAGARSLPPVAALERLLRLWFAYVPEILPVARALEAAATNGDEGGVAWRDRMGDLREMFAAAVERVDQDGRLAEGWTVPSATDWVWARAQPATFQHLVVDRAWPADDYTERAVRSILAEVLTPA
- a CDS encoding AMP-binding protein, whose protein sequence is MWTSPYAPVEVGGTTLNRMVLEAAARSGDRPALIDGPTGMTVSYRLLAERVQGVAAGLAARGFRPGDVLALWAPNLPQWAGVALGAMAAGGTVTGVSPAATERELTAQLADAGASVLVTVPSQVPAARAAAAAAGVRELVVLGEADGATPILDLLAAGAAAPVPGPPDLDPSLAVGLLPYSSGTTGLPKGVLLTHANLVTSIRQVEAGLRVTERDVLLAVPPFSHIMGFLVTLAVPLCAGATVVTMPRFDPGQFLELLERRRVTVLIGAPPMFQVLLQHPRAAAADLGALELLVCGGAPLAAAAQRALATRLPGAIVGQAWGLTETTVGLSMPDRDGGSVPGTVGRIVPGTELRVVDPDSGRDLGPGEPGELLARGPQVMAGYLGRPEATAAMVDPDGWLRTGDLGLVDGDGNVVIVDRLKELIKVSGHQVAPAELEALLATHPAVADAAVLRRDDPARGEVPVAVVVPRPGTDPDPDELLAWVAERVAPYKRLHAVRFADAIPRTPSGKLLRRALHDQDRQTV